Proteins encoded together in one Triticum dicoccoides isolate Atlit2015 ecotype Zavitan chromosome 7B, WEW_v2.0, whole genome shotgun sequence window:
- the LOC119338168 gene encoding uncharacterized protein LOC119338168 isoform X1, producing the protein MSTDGLELDGRGEHTSVDGIVMFPVESQDSMSAPVLELEKGGEGRGAGDGQRYEVCFEATSSRTRRQRETEHLGGSLLRRRLNSNLQKTGSAKGKALVHGSGGEKSFSSLFRSVRLYHTSITCAFLLAIVHQFQI; encoded by the exons ATGTCGACGGACGGACTTGAGCTCGACGG GAGGGGGGAGCACACATCGGTGGATGGGATTGTGATGTTTCCAGTGGAATCCCAAGATTCTATGAGTGCACCAGTTCTTGAGCTCGAGAAGGGCGGCGAAGGACGTGGAGCTGGAGATGGACAGAGATACGAGGTCTGCTTTGAAGCTACCAGCAGCCGGACGAGGAG GCAAAGAGAAACAGAGCACTTAGGTGGTTCCCTGCTCCGGCGGCGGCTCAACTCCAATCTGCAGAAAACCGGATCTGCCAAGGGCAAGGCCCTCGTCCACGGATCTGGAGGGGAAAAATCATTTTCTTCGTTGTTTCGGTCGGTGAGGCTGTATCACACGTCAATTACTTGCGCTTTTCTCCTAGCTATTGTTCATCAGTTTCAGATTTGA
- the LOC119338168 gene encoding uncharacterized protein LOC119338168 isoform X2, with product MSTDGLELDGRGEHTSVDGIVMFPVESQDSMSAPVLELEKGGEGRGAGDGQRYEVCFEATSSRTRRQRETEHLGGSLLRRRLNSNLQKTGSAKGKALVHGSGGEKSFSSLFRHRTEQR from the exons ATGTCGACGGACGGACTTGAGCTCGACGG GAGGGGGGAGCACACATCGGTGGATGGGATTGTGATGTTTCCAGTGGAATCCCAAGATTCTATGAGTGCACCAGTTCTTGAGCTCGAGAAGGGCGGCGAAGGACGTGGAGCTGGAGATGGACAGAGATACGAGGTCTGCTTTGAAGCTACCAGCAGCCGGACGAGGAG GCAAAGAGAAACAGAGCACTTAGGTGGTTCCCTGCTCCGGCGGCGGCTCAACTCCAATCTGCAGAAAACCGGATCTGCCAAGGGCAAGGCCCTCGTCCACGGATCTGGAGGGGAAAAATCATTTTCTTCGTTGTTTCG TCACAGAACTGAGCAACGTTGA
- the LOC119341740 gene encoding uncharacterized protein LOC119341740, with protein MEANPVNLRQAPFPIKSPPRAHWRNNSRLHLRLSRPLKNQSHHRLRVQRAYQMPLSCFASGRADSSAAKASSATSVYWTHLGAINLSWSRAALGLVLTVDIGLAGAAAPARFVLLPLLPWRRRGSKRFSGASGHSVAFSWDLSRARLAPRRPEPLSGYFVLVSIDGELALAAGDLQSSLPSPAASAGLLLSRRENAYPPGCGGAYTTTVAVAGEEHEVSVAVEEAAMWVAVDGKRALQVRRLRWKFRGSEWLELPRGGRSVRVTWDLHGWLFAPDAAAVFVLRFDTDGANPVDDNDIEDGDVGMHALRQNSFRSRHADSSGESDMKGSWRRGPFRTGSDSSSTVSVASTSAASSLAGSVATVAEWVTAEEAELRDGGGGFSLIIYLWKKRRPR; from the coding sequence aTGGAAGCAAATCCCGTTAACCTTCGGCAGGCACCCTTTCCCATCAAGTCGCCGCCACGTGCTCACTGGCGCAACAACTCCCGGCTCCACCTCCGGCTGAGTCGTCCACTCAAAAACCAATCCCACCACCGTCTCCGCGTCCAGCGCGCTTACCAGATGCCACTCTCCTGCTTCGCCAGCGGTCGGGCCGACTCCTCCGCCGCCAAGGCCTCGTCGGCGACGTCCGTCTACTGGACGCACCTCGGCGCGATCAACCTGTCGTGGTCCCGTGCCGCGCTGGGCCTCGTCCTGACCGTCGACATcggcctcgccggcgccgccgcgcccgcgCGGTTCGTGCTCCTGCCACTGCTCccgtggcggcggcgcgggtccAAGCGCTTCTCCGGCGCGTCCGGCCACTCCGTCGCCTTCTCGTGGGACCTCTCGCGCGCCCGCCTCGCGCCGCGCCGGCCGGAGCCGCTGTCCGGGTACTTCGTGCTTGTGTCAATCGACGGCGAGCTCGCCCTGGCCGCTGGAGACCTCCAGTCGTCGTTGCCTTCGCCGGCGGCGTCCGCGGGCCTTCTCCTCTCGCGCCGCGAGAACGCCTACCCTCCCGGATGCGGCGGCGCGTACACGACCACCGTAGCCGTCGCGGGCGAGGAGCACGAGGTGTCCGTCGCCGTGGAGGAGGCGGCCATGTGGGTGGCCGTGGACGGCAAGAGAGCCCTCCAGGTCCGCCGCCTCCGGTGGAAGTTCCGCGGCAGCGAGTGGCTCGAGCTCCCGCGCGGCGGCCGGTCCGTCCGCGTCACGTGGGATCTCCACGGCTGGCTCTtcgccccggacgccgccgccgtcTTCGTCCTCCGCTTCGACACTGACGGGGCGAACCCGGTGGACGACAACGACATCGAGGATGGAGACGTCGGCATGCACGCGTTAAGGCAGAACTCCTTCCGGAGCCGCCATGCCGACAGCAGCGGCGAGAGCGATATGAAGGGATCTTGGAGGCGCGGCCCGTTCAGGACGGGCTCCGACTCGTCCTCGACGGTGTCCGTGGCGTCGACATCCGCGGCGTCGTCGTTGGCCGGGAGCGTGGCGACCGTGGCCGAGTGGGTCACGGCGGAGGAGGCCGAGctgcgggacggcggcggcgggttcTCTCTGATAATCTACCTCTGGAAGAAGCGGAGGCCGCGGTGA